The proteins below come from a single Synechococcus sp. WH 8101 genomic window:
- a CDS encoding addiction module antidote protein, whose protein sequence is MKIKTLPYDVAETLRTPDEMAAYLEACIEDADGDAAFIAKALGDIARAQGMTQIARQTGLSRESLYKALSGDRSPSFDTVLKVISALGLKLSAGVQEKAEVV, encoded by the coding sequence ATGAAGATCAAGACTCTGCCCTACGACGTCGCTGAGACACTTAGAACACCTGACGAAATGGCGGCCTATCTCGAGGCATGCATCGAGGATGCCGATGGCGATGCTGCCTTCATTGCCAAGGCTCTTGGCGATATCGCTCGTGCTCAGGGGATGACGCAGATCGCTCGCCAGACAGGACTCTCTCGCGAAAGCCTGTACAAAGCGCTGTCTGGTGATCGCAGCCCTAGTTTTGACACTGTTCTCAAAGTGATCTCCGCGCTCGGATTAAAACTGAGTGCCGGAGTTCAGGAGAAGGCTGAGGTCGTTTGA
- a CDS encoding type II toxin-antitoxin system RelE/ParE family toxin: protein MVEVRQTERFAQWLGDLRDLRARARVQARIERLIGGNPGDVKPIGSGVSELRINYGPGYRVYFQQKGSTLIILLAGGDKSSQSRDIEEALLLARQITENR, encoded by the coding sequence GTGGTTGAAGTTCGGCAAACAGAGCGCTTTGCGCAATGGCTGGGGGATCTACGTGATCTCAGGGCCCGAGCGCGCGTTCAGGCCAGGATTGAGCGTCTTATTGGCGGCAATCCGGGTGACGTCAAACCCATTGGTTCTGGTGTCTCAGAGTTGAGAATCAACTACGGCCCTGGTTACAGGGTCTACTTCCAGCAAAAAGGCTCCACGTTGATCATCCTCTTGGCTGGTGGCGATAAGTCATCACAATCAAGAGACATCGAGGAAGCTCTCTTGCTGGCTCGTCAGATCACGGAGAACCGTTGA